A single region of the Sphingobium sp. EP60837 genome encodes:
- the motA gene encoding flagellar motor stator protein MotA produces the protein MFAIIGLVVLLAMVFGGFIFTGGDIGPVLHALPHEMIIIGGAAVGALIIGNSGADLKALGGGLGKVFKGPKYKKQDFLDCIFLVSRLMKTLRVEGPVALEPHIEDPASSTIFSEYPRLMGDKTLIHLISDTLRLVVVSSGTLDPHAVEEVMDNALKTHHHESLKPADNLQGLADALPALGIVAAVLGVVKTMGSIDQPPAILGGMIGSALVGTFLGVLLAYGMVNPFANRCRAVIEADGSMYHVVKQIIIASLHGHPQPLVIEAARSSLTHANQPAFAEVFDGMRGK, from the coding sequence ATGTTCGCAATCATTGGCCTCGTCGTGCTGCTCGCCATGGTTTTCGGCGGCTTCATCTTCACGGGCGGCGACATCGGCCCCGTTCTTCACGCCTTGCCCCATGAAATGATCATCATCGGCGGCGCGGCGGTCGGCGCGCTCATCATCGGAAACTCCGGCGCGGACCTCAAGGCGCTCGGCGGCGGCCTGGGCAAGGTGTTCAAGGGTCCCAAATATAAGAAGCAGGACTTTCTCGACTGCATCTTCCTCGTCTCGCGCCTCATGAAGACGCTGCGTGTCGAAGGTCCGGTGGCGCTGGAGCCCCATATCGAGGACCCGGCCAGCTCGACCATCTTCTCCGAATATCCGCGCCTGATGGGCGACAAGACGCTGATCCACCTGATCAGCGATACGCTGCGTCTGGTCGTCGTCTCCTCCGGCACGCTCGATCCGCACGCGGTCGAAGAGGTCATGGATAACGCCCTCAAGACGCATCATCACGAATCGCTGAAGCCCGCCGACAACCTCCAGGGCCTTGCCGACGCCCTTCCCGCGCTCGGCATCGTCGCGGCGGTTCTGGGCGTCGTGAAGACCATGGGCTCGATCGACCAGCCGCCCGCGATCCTGGGCGGCATGATCGGATCGGCGCTGGTCGGCACCTTCCTGGGCGTGCTGCTCGCCTATGGAATGGTCAATCCCTTCGCCAATCGCTGCCGCGCGGTGATCGAGGCCGACGGGTCGATGTACCATGTCGTCAAGCAGATCATCATCGCATCGCTACACGGCCACCCGCAGCCGCTCGTCATCGAAGCCGCGCGCTCCAGCCTCACCCATGCGAATCAGCCGGCCTTCGCCGAAGTCTTCGACGGTATGCGGGGCAAATAA
- a CDS encoding flagellin, whose amino-acid sequence MVGITNKTLIAEIRRQQQLSQSIVEGQTAISTGITLNKPSDNALAWVQVSEIGKAQAQQSSWQANVSYGASRAANAEANLEQVNTLLVRAQELVTSARNGSLNDSNRTAIVEEMSTIRATVASLLNQTDYQGVPVFDDTQSVLVPVSRGLNLAVVGTRQEVSEGIDVGGTPMSIDDILGQGLTALQSGTDADLVTALGSIKIGQAHVAIEQAKQGVRGDRLDVIGERLTTIDLDLTERRQDLESTDLSEVISSVKSKLLQLEAAQSAFARINQQTLFDLIR is encoded by the coding sequence ATGGTAGGCATCACCAACAAGACGCTGATCGCCGAAATCCGCCGGCAGCAGCAGCTTTCGCAAAGCATCGTCGAGGGGCAGACCGCCATTTCGACCGGCATCACGCTGAACAAGCCTTCCGACAATGCGCTCGCCTGGGTGCAGGTGTCGGAAATCGGCAAGGCGCAGGCGCAGCAATCCTCCTGGCAGGCCAATGTCAGCTATGGCGCAAGCCGCGCCGCCAACGCCGAAGCCAATCTGGAGCAGGTCAACACCCTGCTGGTCCGCGCCCAGGAACTTGTGACCTCCGCGCGCAACGGGTCGCTGAACGATTCGAACCGCACGGCGATCGTTGAGGAAATGAGCACGATCCGCGCGACCGTCGCATCGCTGCTGAACCAGACCGACTATCAGGGCGTGCCGGTATTCGACGACACGCAGAGCGTGCTGGTCCCGGTCAGCCGCGGGCTCAATCTCGCGGTGGTCGGCACCCGTCAGGAAGTGTCCGAAGGCATCGACGTCGGCGGCACGCCCATGTCGATCGACGATATTCTGGGCCAGGGTCTTACCGCCCTGCAGAGCGGCACCGACGCCGACCTTGTCACCGCCCTTGGCAGCATCAAGATCGGTCAGGCCCATGTCGCCATCGAACAGGCCAAGCAGGGCGTGCGCGGCGACCGGCTCGATGTGATCGGCGAGCGGCTGACGACCATCGATCTGGACCTGACGGAGCGCCGACAGGACCTCGAATCGACCGATCTTTCCGAAGTCATCTCTTCCGTGAAGAGCAAGCTGCTCCAGCTCGAAGCCGCCCAATCGGCTTTCGCGCGCATCAACCAGCAGACCTTGTTCGATCTGATCCGGTAA
- the flgK gene encoding flagellar hook-associated protein FlgK yields MSDLFIIGASGTRAYRQAMAAISENIANASTDGYSRRSLTTVESGSSTATMATYISRANFGGTEVSGVVRAADPYLDATVRYTGMALSSSTARLRWMSDIEGALNDTDTGIGKLMTGMFQNIDKLAASPNDRSLRVTTLDSISRVAEAFQRTSADLAQVSAGIGTEAQASVETINRSLSQLANINNSLLRSQPGTSAYAQLLDSRDAALNTLSANLNVDISFGAHDQAQISFNGQSLVQGNAATTVALTVNANGTLALATSGGTALTAPANGTLGGLFSAASTTAQRRTSLDTLAQQFVTDMNAWHAQGRTDANAAGGALLSGTSAASVTALITDPAALATKSADGTLNGNLLTASTVLRGNGSVEQGWTSLIATQGNLLASVKAEQSTAQSRSDQAIAAREAVSGVDLDMEAAELLRLQQAYSGSAKILQIAKETVDAILQII; encoded by the coding sequence ATGAGCGATCTCTTCATCATCGGCGCGTCGGGCACGCGCGCTTATCGGCAAGCGATGGCGGCGATTTCCGAGAATATCGCCAATGCCAGCACCGACGGCTATTCGCGCCGGTCCTTGACCACCGTAGAATCCGGTTCGTCCACCGCCACGATGGCGACCTATATCTCGCGCGCGAATTTCGGCGGCACCGAAGTATCGGGCGTCGTCCGCGCCGCCGATCCCTATCTGGACGCAACGGTTCGCTATACCGGCATGGCGCTCAGCAGTTCGACGGCGCGCCTGCGCTGGATGAGCGATATCGAAGGCGCGCTCAACGATACGGATACCGGCATCGGCAAGCTGATGACGGGCATGTTCCAGAATATCGACAAGCTCGCGGCCAGCCCCAACGACCGTTCGCTGCGCGTCACGACGCTGGACAGCATCAGCCGCGTCGCCGAAGCCTTTCAGCGCACCTCGGCCGATCTCGCCCAGGTCTCCGCGGGCATCGGCACGGAAGCGCAGGCGTCGGTCGAAACCATCAATCGCTCGCTCTCGCAGCTTGCCAATATCAACAACAGCCTGCTGCGCTCGCAGCCGGGCACCTCCGCCTATGCTCAGCTGCTCGACAGCCGGGACGCTGCGCTCAACACGCTGTCGGCCAATCTCAATGTCGATATCAGCTTCGGCGCGCATGATCAGGCGCAGATCAGCTTCAACGGCCAGAGCCTGGTCCAGGGCAATGCGGCGACGACCGTTGCCCTGACCGTCAACGCCAACGGCACGCTGGCGCTGGCCACCAGCGGCGGCACCGCCCTTACCGCGCCTGCCAACGGCACGTTGGGCGGCCTGTTTTCCGCCGCCTCCACCACGGCGCAGCGCCGCACTAGCCTCGACACATTGGCGCAGCAGTTCGTCACGGACATGAACGCCTGGCATGCACAGGGCCGCACCGACGCCAATGCGGCGGGCGGCGCGCTCCTGTCCGGCACGAGCGCCGCAAGCGTCACAGCGCTGATCACCGATCCTGCCGCGCTGGCGACCAAATCGGCGGACGGCACGCTCAACGGCAATCTGCTGACCGCCAGCACCGTACTGCGCGGCAATGGCAGCGTCGAACAGGGCTGGACGTCGCTGATCGCCACTCAGGGCAATCTGCTGGCTTCCGTGAAGGCCGAGCAATCCACCGCGCAGAGCCGCAGCGACCAGGCGATCGCCGCTCGCGAGGCCGTCAGTGGCGTCGATCTCGACATGGAAGCCGCCGAGCTTCTCCGCTTGCAGCAGGCTTATTCGGGTTCGGCGAAAATATTGCAGATCGCCAAGGAAACCGTCGATGCGATCCTGCAGATCATCTGA
- a CDS encoding rod-binding protein has product MQINSVSLGAQPTASPEKAQLEKVAKQFEAIFLRQMIGTMRQSGGGEGVFDSSATDQFRDMSDARTADTMAEKGALGIAEMLLRQYESRTPAAPAAPAPGKSA; this is encoded by the coding sequence ATGCAGATCAACTCGGTTTCCCTGGGCGCGCAGCCCACCGCATCGCCGGAAAAGGCGCAACTGGAAAAGGTCGCCAAACAGTTCGAGGCGATCTTCCTGCGCCAGATGATCGGCACCATGCGCCAATCCGGCGGCGGCGAAGGCGTCTTCGATTCCAGCGCGACCGATCAGTTCCGCGACATGTCCGACGCGCGCACCGCCGACACCATGGCTGAAAAAGGCGCGCTCGGCATCGCGGAGATGCTGCTGCGCCAATATGAAAGCCGCACGCCTGCCGCGCCCGCCGCTCCCGCGCCGGGCAAGAGCGCATGA
- a CDS encoding flagellar basal body P-ring protein FlgI: MNIFNRISQIRPFKGRGTAAKRWWRGSALSTGHTPLRQRFAPPAPLAAADFARRAVLAVAALLAFASPAHAERIKDLGTFQGVRPNQLTGYGIVVGLAGTGDDSLDYATQGMKGVVSRFGLTLPQGINPALKNAAAVLVTADLPAFSKPGQRLDVTVSALGKAKSLRGGTLIMTPLRGADNEIYAMSQGNLAVGGLGVSGADGSQVSVNIPSAGRIPGGATVERAVATGFDTAPTLTFNLAEADLTTALRVADGINRTFGDQRARATDAVSVNITAAPGATDRIMMMGMIENIEIKPADAPAKVIVNARTGTVVINGAVKIHPAAVAHGKLTVSVNESPRVVQPAPFSQGRTAMEPSSSISIEQEKKPMVNFKGGASLADIVKAVNAIGASPADMVAILEALKQAGAMKAELVVL; encoded by the coding sequence ATGAACATCTTCAATCGCATCTCCCAGATCCGCCCCTTCAAGGGGAGGGGGACCGCCGCGAAGCGGTGGTGGAGGGGTAGCGCCCTCTCGACGGGGCATACACCCCTCCGTCAGCGCTTCGCGCCGCCAGCTCCCCTTGCAGCGGCGGATTTTGCACGCCGCGCGGTTCTCGCCGTCGCGGCCCTCCTCGCCTTCGCCTCTCCTGCCCATGCCGAGCGGATCAAGGACCTCGGCACCTTCCAGGGCGTGCGTCCCAACCAGCTGACCGGCTATGGCATCGTCGTGGGCCTCGCTGGCACCGGCGACGACAGCCTCGACTATGCGACGCAGGGCATGAAGGGCGTCGTTTCGCGCTTCGGCCTCACGCTGCCGCAGGGGATCAACCCCGCGCTCAAGAACGCCGCCGCCGTGCTGGTGACGGCCGACCTTCCCGCTTTCTCCAAGCCCGGCCAGCGGCTCGACGTCACCGTCTCCGCGCTCGGCAAGGCCAAGTCGCTGCGCGGCGGCACGCTGATCATGACGCCGCTGCGCGGCGCGGATAACGAGATTTACGCCATGTCGCAGGGCAATCTGGCCGTAGGCGGCCTCGGCGTTTCCGGGGCGGACGGCAGCCAGGTGTCGGTCAACATCCCGTCCGCGGGCCGCATCCCCGGTGGTGCCACGGTCGAGCGCGCGGTCGCCACCGGCTTCGACACTGCGCCCACCCTCACTTTCAACCTCGCAGAGGCCGACCTCACGACCGCCCTGCGCGTGGCAGACGGCATCAACCGCACCTTTGGCGACCAGCGCGCCCGCGCCACGGACGCCGTTTCGGTGAACATCACCGCCGCGCCCGGCGCGACCGATCGCATCATGATGATGGGCATGATCGAGAATATCGAGATCAAGCCCGCCGATGCTCCGGCAAAGGTCATCGTCAACGCCCGCACCGGCACCGTGGTCATCAACGGCGCGGTCAAGATCCATCCGGCCGCCGTCGCGCACGGCAAATTGACCGTCAGCGTCAACGAATCCCCGCGCGTGGTCCAGCCCGCCCCCTTCTCGCAAGGCCGCACCGCGATGGAGCCATCCAGCTCGATTTCGATCGAGCAGGAAAAGAAACCAATGGTTAATTTTAAAGGTGGAGCCTCTTTGGCCGATATAGTCAAAGCGGTGAACGCCATCGGGGCGTCTCCCGCCGACATGGTCGCGATCCTCGAAGCCTTGAAGCAGGCAGGCGCGATGAAGGCTGAATTGGTGGTGTTGTGA